One genomic window of Sphingobacterium oryzagri includes the following:
- the hisC gene encoding histidinol-phosphate transaminase: MKESFSLDALLRENIKKLVPYSSARDEFKGEASVLLDANENAFGSPYSKNYHRYPDPLQHQLKEKLYQIKGVPTENIFLGNGSDEAIDLLFRAFCEPAKDNVIVVPPTYGMYEVSANINNVALKKVNLTADYQLDLDGIAAAIDAHTKLIFICSPNNPTGNSIRRQDIETILVNFDGIVVVDEAYINFSKLPSFTKDLVEFPNLVVLQTLSKAWGLAALRLGMAFASQEIIRVFNKIKPPYNINQATQEIVLEALQGVEQVNTWIKLLVEEREKLSASLAELDEVAAVTPSDANFILVKLIEPRALYNFLVDKGIIVRDRSKVELCEGCLRFTIGTPQENELLYRAIVDFYATDND; this comes from the coding sequence ATGAAAGAGTCTTTTAGCCTAGACGCTCTACTGAGGGAAAATATTAAGAAATTAGTGCCTTATTCATCTGCACGGGATGAATTTAAAGGAGAGGCTTCGGTGCTGCTGGATGCCAATGAAAATGCATTTGGCTCGCCTTATTCCAAAAATTATCATCGTTATCCAGATCCCCTTCAGCATCAGCTAAAAGAAAAGCTTTATCAAATCAAAGGTGTTCCTACAGAAAATATCTTTTTGGGGAATGGAAGTGATGAAGCCATCGATCTTCTTTTTCGCGCTTTTTGTGAGCCAGCTAAAGATAATGTCATCGTTGTGCCGCCTACGTATGGCATGTACGAAGTGTCGGCAAACATCAACAATGTGGCGTTAAAAAAAGTGAACCTGACGGCCGATTATCAATTGGATCTGGACGGTATCGCAGCGGCGATAGATGCCCATACGAAGCTTATTTTTATCTGTTCGCCTAATAACCCAACCGGAAACAGTATTCGCCGGCAAGATATCGAAACGATTTTGGTCAATTTTGACGGCATTGTGGTGGTGGATGAGGCGTATATTAATTTCTCCAAACTGCCTTCTTTTACCAAAGATCTTGTCGAGTTTCCAAACCTGGTGGTGTTGCAGACCTTATCAAAAGCCTGGGGACTAGCGGCATTGCGACTTGGAATGGCCTTTGCCAGTCAAGAAATTATCCGCGTTTTTAATAAGATAAAACCACCATACAATATCAATCAAGCTACACAAGAGATCGTTTTGGAAGCATTACAAGGTGTTGAGCAGGTGAATACCTGGATCAAACTGTTGGTCGAAGAACGGGAGAAGCTTTCGGCATCGCTTGCCGAGCTGGACGAGGTTGCTGCCGTGACACCGTCTGATGCGAATTTTATTTTGGTAAAATTAATCGAGCCGCGCGCACTGTATAATTTTCTGGTAGATAAGGGCATCATTGTCCGCGACCGCTCCAAGGTGGAGTTATGTGAAGGCTGTTTGCGGTTCACTATTGGTACGCCGCAAGAAAACGAGCTGTTGTATCGTGCTATCGTGGATTTTTACGCTACGGATAACGATTAG
- a CDS encoding ribonuclease Z, whose amino-acid sequence MSRFEVLILGNSSATPMYGRHPTSQVLNFNEQLFLIDCGEGTQMQLFRYGIRSTKINHIFISHLHGDHYLGLVGLLSSQHLVGRQADLHLYGPAPLKEILDLQFKHSDTRLRYALIFHPTNESQAELILDTPMLRVTSFPLRHRIACTGFRFDEGKRAASLKADAIERLQIPTAYLKLLKKGIDYVAKDGTVFPASELTTPPPPARSYAYCSDTVLSPDYLPYIADVDLLYHESTFMHDMVDRAKETFHTTSLEAGEVAKTMGAKKLLLGHYSARYKDLQPLLQESRTVFSNTELSEEGKWFLV is encoded by the coding sequence ATGTCTAGATTTGAGGTGTTGATTTTGGGAAATAGTTCGGCCACGCCGATGTATGGTAGACATCCAACATCGCAGGTGCTGAATTTTAATGAGCAGCTTTTCCTTATCGATTGCGGTGAAGGAACGCAGATGCAGCTTTTCCGCTACGGTATTCGTAGCACCAAAATCAACCATATTTTTATCAGCCATTTACATGGTGATCATTACCTGGGTTTGGTCGGTCTGCTATCTTCTCAACACCTCGTAGGCCGGCAGGCAGATTTGCACCTGTATGGGCCGGCACCGTTAAAGGAGATTTTAGATTTGCAGTTTAAGCATTCGGATACGCGGCTGCGTTATGCATTGATCTTTCATCCGACGAATGAAAGCCAGGCTGAGCTGATTTTGGACACGCCTATGTTAAGAGTTACCAGCTTTCCGTTACGGCATCGGATAGCTTGCACGGGCTTTCGCTTTGATGAAGGGAAGCGTGCTGCGAGCTTGAAAGCTGATGCGATCGAACGCCTGCAAATCCCGACCGCCTATTTGAAATTATTGAAAAAAGGGATTGATTATGTTGCCAAAGACGGCACCGTATTTCCGGCCAGCGAGCTGACGACACCGCCGCCGCCTGCACGAAGCTACGCGTACTGCTCGGATACCGTATTGTCTCCCGATTATTTACCCTATATCGCGGATGTCGACCTGCTATACCACGAATCCACGTTTATGCACGATATGGTCGATCGTGCAAAAGAAACATTTCACACCACCAGCCTCGAAGCGGGAGAGGTCGCTAAAACCATGGGCGCAAAGAAGCTGTTATTAGGTCATTACTCTGCCCGATACAAAGATTTGCAACCACTTCTTCAAGAATCGCGTACGGTTTTTTCCAATACCGAGCTCTCGGAAGAAGGTAAGTGGTTTTTAGTATAG
- a CDS encoding phosphoribosylaminoimidazolesuccinocarboxamide synthase, whose amino-acid sequence MNAIKETNFNFEGQTAFYKGKVRDVYTISDEYLVMVASDRISAFDVVLPEPIPYKGQVLNQIAAKFLQATADILPNWVITVPDPSVTIGKKCEPFKVEMVIRGYLAGHAWRTYAAGGRILCGVALPEGLKENDQLPEPIITPTTKAAVGHDEDISRESIIAEGIVSEEDYVQLEAYTRALYERGVAIAKERGLILVDTKYEFGKKDGEIILMDEIHTPDSSRYFYAEGYDERQAKGEPQRQLSKEFVRQWLIEHGFQGKDGQQVPEMTEEIVKSISERYIELYEHIAGEKFVYPAAGEVISRVENNVKKALSTLS is encoded by the coding sequence ATGAATGCAATAAAAGAAACAAATTTTAATTTCGAAGGACAAACGGCTTTTTATAAAGGCAAAGTGCGTGATGTGTATACCATTTCAGATGAGTATTTGGTTATGGTAGCGTCAGATCGGATATCGGCTTTTGATGTCGTTCTTCCGGAGCCTATCCCTTATAAAGGACAGGTGTTAAACCAAATAGCCGCCAAATTTTTACAAGCTACGGCAGATATTTTGCCGAATTGGGTGATTACTGTTCCAGACCCGAGTGTAACGATCGGTAAAAAATGCGAACCGTTTAAAGTAGAAATGGTTATCCGTGGTTATTTGGCGGGGCACGCCTGGCGTACGTATGCCGCCGGCGGACGCATATTGTGTGGTGTTGCTTTGCCAGAAGGTTTAAAAGAAAATGACCAACTTCCAGAGCCGATCATTACGCCGACGACCAAGGCGGCGGTTGGGCATGACGAAGACATTTCGCGGGAATCGATTATTGCGGAAGGCATCGTTAGTGAGGAAGATTATGTGCAACTGGAAGCGTATACACGTGCGCTTTATGAACGCGGCGTAGCGATAGCGAAAGAACGCGGGTTGATCCTGGTTGATACGAAATATGAATTTGGCAAGAAAGATGGCGAAATTATTTTGATGGATGAAATCCATACCCCAGACTCGTCTCGCTATTTTTATGCGGAAGGCTATGATGAGCGCCAGGCGAAAGGAGAGCCCCAACGCCAATTGTCTAAAGAGTTTGTAAGACAGTGGTTGATTGAGCATGGTTTTCAAGGTAAAGATGGGCAGCAAGTGCCAGAAATGACCGAAGAAATTGTAAAATCCATTTCGGAGCGTTATATTGAGCTTTATGAACATATTGCTGGTGAAAAATTTGTCTATCCGGCAGCTGGGGAAGTGATCTCCAGAGTAGAAAATAATGTAAAAAAGGCGTTAAGCACGCTAAGCTAA
- a CDS encoding HisA/HisF-related TIM barrel protein — MYIIPAIDVLDKKVVRLREGNYDDVTTYEISLEEQIEKYHANGTEIVHIIDLNGAKGDFSNQEYLFDIIRKTDMKVQYGGGVRSIDKVKELVDAGVYRVIVGTQAITNPTFLEELSKLNEGRVKYADHIVIAIDVLDEVIKYSGWLESSPIKLVAYIDKCLALGFFRFLCTDISKDGKLGGAGVELYQKLLDHSPIIKLIGSGGISSMDDIRALHALGRMESCVVGKAIYEDKITIEEIKDWNLKSLINF, encoded by the coding sequence ATGTATATCATTCCAGCAATTGATGTTTTGGACAAGAAGGTTGTCCGTTTAAGAGAAGGTAACTATGACGATGTAACGACGTACGAAATATCGTTAGAGGAACAGATCGAAAAGTATCATGCAAACGGTACGGAGATTGTCCATATCATTGATCTGAATGGTGCAAAAGGTGACTTCAGCAACCAGGAATATTTGTTTGACATTATCCGTAAAACGGATATGAAAGTACAGTATGGTGGCGGTGTGCGTAGCATTGATAAAGTGAAGGAGTTGGTTGATGCAGGCGTTTACCGCGTAATCGTCGGTACGCAAGCCATCACCAATCCAACATTTTTGGAGGAGTTGAGTAAGCTAAACGAAGGGCGCGTGAAGTATGCCGATCATATCGTGATCGCGATCGATGTGCTTGATGAAGTTATCAAATACTCTGGTTGGTTGGAAAGTTCGCCAATCAAACTGGTGGCCTATATCGATAAGTGTCTGGCCTTAGGATTCTTCCGATTTCTTTGTACCGATATTAGTAAAGACGGTAAATTAGGTGGTGCCGGTGTGGAGCTTTATCAAAAATTGCTTGACCATTCGCCGATTATTAAACTGATCGGATCGGGTGGCATCAGCTCAATGGACGACATTCGCGCGCTACATGCGTTGGGAAGAATGGAGTCCTGTGTTGTGGGCAAAGCTATTTACGAAGATAAAATTACCATCGAAGAAATTAAGGATTGGAACTTAAAATCCCTTATCAATTTCTAA
- the hisH gene encoding imidazole glycerol phosphate synthase subunit HisH yields MVGIVNYGAGNIFSLTAALDRVGIGYGMINEEADFDQYERIIIPGVGHAGAAMSKLQESGLIAKIIALEKPVLGICVGMQLLTAYSEEGDADLLHIIPLRTLHFDQRIGEKVPHMGWNSISPKNDCPLFQDVPDNSYFYFVHSYYIEADAQLSGALCNYGIEFSAAIQRDNFFGVQFHPEKSGLVGEQVLRNFAKL; encoded by the coding sequence ATGGTAGGAATAGTCAATTATGGAGCGGGTAATATATTTTCATTAACTGCGGCGCTTGATCGAGTCGGCATTGGCTACGGCATGATCAACGAAGAAGCGGATTTTGATCAATACGAGCGTATTATTATTCCGGGCGTAGGGCATGCCGGTGCAGCCATGAGCAAGCTACAGGAGTCGGGCTTGATTGCTAAAATCATAGCGCTCGAAAAGCCTGTTTTGGGTATTTGTGTGGGCATGCAATTGTTGACGGCTTACTCGGAAGAGGGTGATGCCGACTTGTTGCACATTATACCGCTACGCACGTTACATTTCGATCAACGCATCGGTGAGAAAGTTCCGCATATGGGATGGAACAGCATTTCGCCTAAAAACGACTGTCCGCTTTTTCAGGATGTTCCGGATAATAGTTATTTTTATTTCGTGCACTCCTATTATATTGAAGCCGATGCGCAATTATCAGGTGCACTTTGTAATTATGGCATAGAATTTTCTGCTGCTATCCAGCGAGATAATTTTTTCGGTGTTCAGTTTCATCCGGAAAAGTCGGGATTGGTAGGTGAGCAGGTCTTGCGTAATTTTGCCAAACTATAA
- a CDS encoding STAS domain-containing protein — MKFTVDKHERYVVIEPLTDFLDGEAAAKLKGEFMLRNTGGQRNIVLNLCQVADANEDGLRMGLLARRLCKASGGLFILTGLNQKLVDLLKITNLSGYFKVAASVSKAEDMIFGNEIRLDLRGEE; from the coding sequence ATGAAGTTTACAGTTGACAAACACGAGCGTTACGTCGTGATCGAACCTTTGACAGATTTTTTAGATGGTGAAGCTGCCGCCAAGCTGAAAGGCGAGTTTATGCTGCGCAACACCGGTGGGCAACGAAACATCGTGCTCAATCTTTGCCAGGTGGCTGATGCTAATGAAGACGGTTTAAGAATGGGTTTGCTTGCCCGGCGATTGTGTAAAGCCTCCGGCGGATTGTTTATCTTGACTGGGCTCAATCAGAAATTGGTCGACCTGCTAAAGATCACCAATTTGTCCGGATATTTTAAAGTTGCGGCTTCGGTTTCGAAAGCCGAGGATATGATTTTCGGTAATGAAATCAGGTTGGATTTGAGAGGAGAGGAGTAA
- the hisB gene encoding bifunctional histidinol-phosphatase/imidazoleglycerol-phosphate dehydratase HisB: MPDLVKRVLFIDRDGTLILEPEDEQIDSFAKLKFYPGALQYLPRIARELDFELVLVSNQDGLGTDAHPEANFWPVHHFIVDTFAAEGVTFAHEHIDRTFPHENAPTRKPGIGMLQAYFDTAQYDLSASFVIGDRLNDVKLAENLGAKAIWLRNNDSLGQAENLLYQQDVVALESGDWKAIYEFLKLGTRSGEHRRKTNETDIYIQLNLDGSGKSAIDTGLPFFDHMLDQIARHGGLDLTVQAKGDLHIDEHHTIEDTGIALGEIFLQVLGDKRGIERYAYTLPMDDCLAQVAIDFGGRNWIVWDATFNREKIGDMPTEMFFHFFKSFSDASKTNLNVKAEGDNEHHKIEAIFKAFAKSIKKAVKRDAENMQLPSTKGVL; the protein is encoded by the coding sequence ATGCCTGATTTAGTGAAAAGAGTATTGTTTATCGATCGTGATGGAACCTTGATTTTGGAACCGGAGGACGAACAGATCGATTCCTTCGCGAAATTGAAATTTTATCCCGGAGCTTTGCAGTACTTGCCGCGCATTGCGCGCGAATTGGACTTTGAGCTGGTGCTGGTTTCTAACCAGGATGGTTTGGGCACCGATGCGCATCCGGAAGCAAATTTCTGGCCGGTCCATCACTTTATTGTTGATACATTCGCCGCAGAGGGTGTAACGTTTGCGCATGAACATATTGACCGTACTTTTCCGCATGAAAATGCGCCTACGCGTAAACCTGGTATCGGGATGCTGCAAGCCTATTTTGATACGGCGCAGTACGATCTTTCGGCTTCCTTCGTGATTGGTGATCGCTTAAATGATGTTAAACTGGCTGAAAACTTAGGCGCGAAAGCGATCTGGTTACGCAATAACGATAGCTTGGGGCAAGCGGAAAATCTGCTGTACCAACAAGATGTCGTCGCGCTGGAAAGTGGTGACTGGAAAGCTATTTACGAATTTTTGAAATTGGGCACCCGCAGCGGTGAGCACCGCCGGAAAACCAACGAGACCGATATCTACATTCAGTTGAATCTCGATGGCTCGGGTAAATCGGCGATTGATACCGGGCTGCCTTTTTTTGATCATATGCTTGATCAAATTGCGCGGCACGGCGGACTCGATTTAACGGTACAGGCCAAAGGTGATTTACATATTGACGAACACCACACTATCGAAGATACCGGCATTGCACTTGGCGAAATCTTTTTACAGGTATTGGGCGATAAACGTGGCATAGAGCGCTATGCGTATACCTTGCCTATGGACGATTGCCTGGCGCAGGTGGCGATAGATTTTGGTGGGCGTAATTGGATCGTGTGGGATGCTACATTCAACCGGGAGAAAATTGGCGATATGCCTACGGAGATGTTTTTCCATTTCTTTAAATCATTCTCCGACGCTTCCAAAACAAATTTGAATGTGAAGGCAGAAGGTGACAACGAGCATCATAAAATTGAAGCGATATTTAAGGCTTTTGCAAAATCGATCAAAAAAGCGGTGAAGCGCGATGCGGAGAATATGCAATTGCCAAGCACAAAAGGAGTTTTATAA
- a CDS encoding PhoH family protein, translating into MNEVLIQLDDVNLMTLWGAQNENFELIKKGFPKLRLVARGNELKVLGETAEQERFQQVFQRVLDHIEQFQTLNANSLEDLVGVPTSKLEKKEGTEPASFRGEPIVYGPNGLIVRARTANQRRMVDSILKNDILFAIGPAGTGKTYTAVALAVRALRNKEIKRIILTRPAVEAGENLGFLPGDLKEKVDPYLRPLYDALDDMIPADKLKDYLERRVIEVAPLAFMRGRTLDNCFVILDEAQNATDMQLKMFLTRMGPTAKFIVTGDLTQIDLPKKTQSGLATAVKILEGIEGIELIHLSGADVVRHKLVRRILEAYGDI; encoded by the coding sequence TTGAACGAAGTACTTATACAATTGGATGACGTCAACTTGATGACGTTATGGGGTGCTCAAAATGAAAATTTTGAACTGATCAAAAAAGGGTTTCCGAAGCTTCGTTTAGTGGCACGCGGAAATGAACTTAAGGTTTTAGGTGAAACGGCGGAGCAAGAGCGTTTCCAGCAGGTTTTTCAACGGGTGCTTGATCACATCGAGCAATTTCAAACGTTGAATGCCAACTCACTGGAAGACCTGGTGGGCGTGCCAACCAGCAAATTGGAGAAAAAAGAAGGGACGGAGCCGGCCAGTTTTAGGGGGGAGCCTATTGTATATGGCCCTAATGGTTTGATTGTTCGCGCCAGAACGGCAAACCAACGCCGTATGGTGGATAGTATCTTGAAAAATGATATTTTATTTGCCATTGGTCCTGCCGGTACAGGTAAAACCTACACCGCAGTAGCTCTCGCGGTGCGCGCTTTGCGCAACAAAGAGATCAAACGGATTATCTTGACACGACCGGCGGTCGAAGCCGGCGAAAACCTTGGTTTTTTGCCTGGAGATTTAAAAGAAAAGGTCGATCCTTACTTGCGACCATTGTATGATGCGCTTGACGACATGATTCCGGCCGACAAATTGAAGGATTACTTGGAGCGCCGTGTGATTGAAGTAGCTCCGCTGGCGTTTATGCGCGGGCGTACATTAGATAATTGTTTCGTAATTTTGGACGAAGCGCAAAATGCGACCGATATGCAGTTGAAAATGTTTTTAACGCGTATGGGGCCGACGGCAAAGTTTATCGTCACCGGCGATTTGACGCAGATTGATTTACCGAAGAAAACACAATCGGGCTTGGCCACGGCAGTTAAGATACTGGAGGGTATTGAAGGGATAGAACTTATCCATTTGAGCGGAGCAGATGTGGTCAGACATAAGCTCGTAAGACGAATACTGGAGGCTTACGGCGATATTTAG